A genomic segment from Gemmatimonadota bacterium encodes:
- a CDS encoding GntR family transcriptional regulator, producing the protein MGRTLGSSNKAVKAVGKSSNETKMMVVPITRQTVTHQATEALRERILRGVYADDTPLRQDALAAELGVSRIPIREALRQLEAEGLVVFNPHRGAVVSSLSVDEINELFELRAQIEGDLVRRAIMQTTVESISRAKDILKAYEAAFRAGEVAEWGKLNWEFHSTLYAAADRPFTMAIIQRLHQQSDRYLRMQLVLTHGESRAIDEHRAILAAVAAQDVKQACSLMRQHILGAGRQLVRFVSAEREAEEGRPTKERRS; encoded by the coding sequence ATGGGTCGCACCCTCGGTTCATCCAACAAGGCCGTCAAGGCCGTCGGCAAGAGTTCGAACGAGACGAAGATGATGGTAGTGCCGATCACGCGCCAAACCGTCACGCACCAGGCGACGGAGGCGTTGCGCGAGAGGATCCTGCGCGGGGTTTACGCCGACGACACGCCGCTTCGACAGGATGCGCTTGCCGCCGAACTGGGCGTGAGTCGAATCCCGATTCGCGAAGCACTTCGTCAGCTGGAAGCGGAAGGACTCGTCGTATTCAATCCGCATCGCGGCGCGGTGGTTTCGTCGCTCTCCGTGGATGAGATCAACGAGTTGTTCGAGCTGCGCGCGCAGATCGAGGGTGACCTGGTCCGCCGCGCGATCATGCAGACCACGGTGGAAAGCATCTCCCGCGCCAAGGACATACTCAAGGCCTACGAGGCGGCATTCCGAGCTGGTGAGGTCGCCGAGTGGGGCAAGTTGAACTGGGAATTTCACTCGACCCTCTATGCTGCCGCCGATCGCCCATTCACCATGGCGATCATTCAGCGGTTGCACCAGCAGAGCGATCGGTATCTACGCATGCAGCTGGTGCTCACGCACGGTGAATCGCGCGCGATCGACGAGCATCGCGCCATTCTTGCGGCCGTCGCGGCACAGGATGTCAAGCAGGCTTGTTCGCTCATGCGGCAACACATACTCGGCGCCGGCCGTCAGCTCGTCAGGTTCGTCAGCGCGGAGCGAGAGGCTGAAGAAGGGCGACCAACAAAGGAACGAAGATCATGA
- a CDS encoding 2Fe-2S iron-sulfur cluster-binding protein, translating into MAINGAAAELNIVVDDQRIRVAAGTTVAAALFNLGTAAFRRSVSGEPRGPVCGMGVCFECRVTIDSRPHQRACLIAVADGMHIRTATEA; encoded by the coding sequence ATGGCAATCAACGGTGCCGCGGCGGAGCTGAACATCGTTGTTGACGACCAGCGCATTCGTGTAGCTGCCGGGACGACTGTGGCGGCCGCGCTGTTCAATCTTGGAACTGCGGCTTTTCGCAGATCGGTTTCAGGCGAGCCGCGCGGCCCCGTCTGTGGCATGGGTGTCTGCTTCGAATGCAGAGTGACGATCGACAGCAGACCACATCAGCGTGCGTGTCTCATCGCTGTCGCTGACGGAATGCACATTCGCACGGCCACCGAAGCATGA
- a CDS encoding dihydrodipicolinate synthase family protein, translating into MKKAQWTGVFPAITTPFKQDLTVDHEFVARHVSWLVDHGCTGIVALGSLGESATLDFDEKVEVLRTCVSSVGKRVPVVAGIAGLQTAECVMLAKRAAQAGCEGLMVLPPYVYKGTWPEMRAHFSAVIEATDLSCMLYNNPIAYGTDVTPEQVAELTKHPNLHAVKESSGDVRRVTAVVARVGDRLNVFAGLDDMIVESIVMGASGWVAGLVNAFPAESVELVRLASAGKIKEARAIYDWFLPLLRLDTVPEFVQYIKFVQQEMGCGTASVRAPRLELPPAAAAETRALLRDHLARRPAIKSTPMTTTASAA; encoded by the coding sequence ATGAAGAAGGCGCAATGGACGGGTGTGTTCCCCGCGATCACAACGCCGTTCAAGCAGGATCTGACTGTCGATCACGAATTCGTGGCACGCCATGTTTCGTGGCTCGTAGATCACGGCTGCACCGGTATCGTTGCGCTCGGGTCGCTTGGTGAAAGTGCAACACTCGACTTCGACGAAAAGGTCGAGGTACTTCGAACCTGCGTGAGCTCGGTCGGCAAGCGTGTTCCGGTCGTCGCCGGCATCGCGGGCCTTCAGACCGCTGAATGTGTCATGCTCGCCAAACGAGCGGCGCAGGCGGGATGCGAAGGCCTCATGGTGCTTCCTCCCTACGTGTACAAGGGCACGTGGCCCGAAATGCGCGCACACTTCAGCGCCGTGATCGAGGCGACGGATCTTTCGTGCATGCTCTACAACAACCCGATCGCGTACGGTACGGACGTCACTCCGGAACAGGTGGCTGAGCTGACGAAGCATCCGAATCTCCACGCAGTGAAGGAATCCAGTGGCGACGTACGCCGGGTGACGGCGGTCGTTGCGCGAGTGGGCGACAGACTCAACGTATTCGCCGGCCTGGACGACATGATCGTCGAATCCATCGTCATGGGCGCCAGCGGATGGGTCGCCGGCCTGGTCAACGCGTTTCCTGCCGAATCCGTGGAGCTGGTGCGGCTGGCCAGCGCGGGCAAGATCAAGGAAGCGCGAGCGATCTACGACTGGTTCCTGCCGCTGCTACGCCTCGATACCGTGCCGGAATTCGTTCAGTACATCAAGTTCGTGCAGCAGGAGATGGGTTGCGGGACGGCGTCCGTCCGTGCGCCGCGTCTCGAGCTGCCGCCTGCCGCAGCCGCAGAAACCAGAGCGCTGCTTCGGGATCACCTGGCGCGTCGTCCCGCCATCAAATCCACACCGATGACGACCACGGCGTCTGCTGCCTGA
- a CDS encoding FAD/NAD(P)-binding oxidoreductase has product MAPLAGTDATLIVADVAVIGAGPAGIAAATRAAESGLRVVVLDRGLETGGQIWRHMSGGPVPRIAQHWIAQLSRSGAQVIHGTSVVDVQHEDAEFEILADSSGSALRVRAGRIILATGARELFIPFDGWTLPGVMGIGGAQALLKSGASFAGKRVIIAGSGPLMLPVAASLANSGAKLILVAEQARRSAVMRFAAGLWRAPALVAQAARYRARFLSTSYSTGTWVTAAHGADRLESVTVTNGRRTWREAVDVLCTGYGLIPNVELARLLGCETRDGAIAVDAQQRTTVANVLAVGEATGIGGAPLSLIEGEIAGSAVSPRARVSDALLRKRAALEIAARRMLDAFALRQELRSLPSAETIVCRCEDVSYGAVKDSVCARQAKLYTRVGMGPCQGRTCMPGLDFLLAWQPDTVRPPIEPALVSVLSSELADDAAASILFNSSVGDAYQ; this is encoded by the coding sequence ATGGCGCCGCTAGCTGGCACGGATGCGACGCTCATCGTAGCTGACGTCGCGGTCATCGGTGCGGGACCGGCCGGAATCGCCGCCGCCACCCGCGCGGCGGAGTCGGGTTTGCGTGTTGTCGTGCTCGATCGCGGACTGGAGACCGGCGGACAGATCTGGCGTCACATGAGTGGCGGCCCGGTTCCGCGCATCGCGCAGCACTGGATTGCACAGCTCTCGCGTTCCGGTGCGCAGGTGATTCACGGTACATCCGTAGTAGATGTGCAGCATGAAGACGCAGAATTCGAGATTCTGGCGGATTCGTCCGGCAGCGCGCTGCGCGTGCGTGCTGGCAGGATCATACTCGCGACGGGGGCGCGCGAACTGTTCATCCCATTCGACGGATGGACCCTTCCCGGTGTAATGGGCATCGGCGGCGCCCAGGCATTGCTCAAGTCCGGTGCATCATTCGCCGGCAAGCGCGTGATTATTGCCGGATCGGGGCCGCTCATGCTCCCCGTCGCGGCATCGCTCGCGAACTCGGGCGCGAAGCTGATACTCGTCGCCGAGCAGGCCCGGCGCAGCGCGGTGATGCGCTTTGCAGCCGGCTTGTGGCGAGCACCTGCGCTGGTCGCGCAGGCGGCTCGCTATCGCGCACGCTTTCTATCGACATCATACTCGACCGGCACGTGGGTGACTGCGGCACACGGAGCCGATCGGTTGGAGAGCGTGACGGTAACCAATGGTCGCCGGACCTGGCGTGAGGCAGTCGACGTGCTCTGCACCGGCTACGGCCTCATACCGAACGTCGAGCTCGCACGACTGCTTGGTTGCGAGACGCGAGACGGGGCCATTGCAGTGGATGCGCAACAGCGCACCACCGTTGCCAACGTGCTCGCGGTAGGCGAGGCGACGGGGATTGGCGGAGCGCCGTTGTCGTTGATCGAAGGCGAGATCGCAGGGTCGGCCGTCTCGCCGCGGGCCCGTGTCTCCGATGCATTGCTACGAAAGCGAGCTGCGCTCGAGATCGCCGCTCGACGCATGCTCGACGCCTTCGCACTTCGGCAGGAACTGCGGTCGCTTCCTTCCGCCGAAACGATCGTGTGCCGGTGCGAGGATGTGTCGTACGGCGCTGTGAAGGATTCGGTCTGCGCGCGCCAGGCCAAGTTGTACACACGTGTCGGCATGGGTCCTTGCCAGGGCCGCACGTGCATGCCAGGGCTGGATTTTCTTCTCGCCTGGCAGCCGGACACGGTTCGACCGCCAATCGAACCGGCGCTGGTGTCAGTTCTGTCGTCGGAGCTCGCGGATGACGCGGCTGCTTCGATCCTTTTCAATTCCTCTGTCGGAGATGCGTACCAATGA
- a CDS encoding aldehyde dehydrogenase family protein: MTGSTARRLQHFIDNGWRDSETDGWIDDVNPSDVRDVIALVPKGSTNDAHAAASAAARAFPAWRALTGPARAEHLYKWAAAIGDRAEELAQVMAREVGKPIGEARGEVSRCVVILRYYAGDAVRQIGDVIPAQSPGALQFSLREPLGVVAMITPWNFPLAIPLWKVAPALAFGNTVVLKPAESSSYLAALLAETASAAGIPAGVFNVLFGAGATVGAAILEAPEVRAVSFTGSGAVGARVAATAAARNIRYQTEMGGKNVVIVMPDADIAKAASLTAAGAMRYAGQKCTATSRVVVARSVENEFLSQLRSQVESLPIGPVTDAKAAVGPLISRVSHDSITQALRDANAEALFSVPIPGSAEFSNGNFFPPTVVRGGDPDGLLAQRELFGPVLAAFTADDADHAIELANRTSYGLSASIFTRDLTTALDYINRIHVGLVRVNGDTTGVDPHAPFGGMKGSSSGSREQGPAAREFYTEIKTVQVNP, translated from the coding sequence ATGACAGGTAGTACTGCCAGACGACTGCAGCACTTCATCGATAATGGCTGGCGTGACAGCGAGACAGATGGATGGATAGATGATGTAAACCCTTCCGACGTGCGCGACGTCATCGCACTCGTGCCGAAGGGTTCGACGAACGACGCGCATGCTGCGGCAAGTGCCGCTGCGCGGGCGTTCCCGGCGTGGCGCGCGCTCACGGGTCCCGCACGCGCCGAGCATCTTTACAAATGGGCCGCGGCGATCGGCGACCGGGCCGAAGAGCTGGCGCAGGTCATGGCGCGCGAGGTCGGAAAGCCGATCGGCGAGGCGCGGGGCGAAGTATCCCGCTGCGTTGTGATTCTGCGGTACTACGCCGGTGACGCGGTGCGCCAGATCGGCGACGTGATTCCAGCACAATCTCCAGGCGCGCTTCAATTCAGTTTGCGCGAGCCGCTCGGTGTGGTGGCGATGATCACGCCGTGGAATTTTCCACTGGCGATTCCGCTATGGAAAGTCGCGCCTGCGCTCGCATTCGGTAATACCGTCGTACTCAAGCCCGCGGAGTCGTCGTCGTACCTCGCGGCGTTGCTTGCCGAAACTGCTTCTGCAGCGGGCATTCCTGCCGGCGTGTTCAATGTACTGTTCGGTGCCGGAGCCACAGTTGGCGCGGCAATACTCGAGGCCCCGGAAGTTCGCGCTGTCAGCTTCACCGGATCCGGCGCCGTGGGGGCACGTGTCGCTGCGACCGCGGCGGCGCGCAATATACGGTATCAGACCGAGATGGGCGGCAAGAACGTCGTCATCGTCATGCCGGATGCCGACATTGCAAAGGCTGCATCACTCACCGCGGCGGGCGCAATGCGCTACGCGGGCCAGAAGTGCACCGCGACGAGCAGAGTGGTCGTCGCCCGCAGCGTCGAGAATGAGTTTCTGAGCCAGCTTCGCTCGCAGGTCGAATCGCTTCCCATCGGCCCGGTCACGGACGCGAAGGCCGCAGTGGGTCCGCTGATCAGTCGAGTGTCGCACGATTCGATAACGCAGGCGCTCAGGGATGCGAACGCCGAGGCGCTGTTTTCGGTCCCCATACCGGGGTCCGCCGAGTTCAGCAACGGCAACTTCTTTCCACCGACAGTCGTGCGTGGAGGCGATCCGGATGGATTGCTCGCGCAGCGCGAACTGTTCGGTCCAGTGCTGGCCGCATTCACCGCAGACGACGCAGATCACGCAATCGAGCTGGCGAATCGCACGTCCTATGGTCTGAGCGCATCGATTTTCACGCGCGACCTGACGACGGCGCTGGATTACATCAATCGCATTCACGTCGGCCTGGTGCGCGTGAATGGAGACACCACTGGTGTCGACCCGCATGCGCCCTTTGGCGGAATGAAGGGCTCGAGTTCCGGTAGTCGCGAGCAGGGACCTGCTGCGCGTGAGTTCTACACCGAGATCAAGACTGTACAGGTGAATCCGTGA
- a CDS encoding proline racemase family protein has translation MESGVIAEEPTATFPAKIHVVDSHTEGEPTRVVLDGWPQPRGATMAERSDDMRTHFDHLRRAVVCEPRGNDAIVGALLTPPVNPDSTTGVIFFNNGTYLGMCGHGAIGVVRTLQHLGRVQPGTIRLDTPVGTVSAEFSVDGSVTIENVPSFCHARNVEVQVPGIGLVVGDVAWGGNWFFITHDTPIPVTASNAKELTRVTQAIQDAINAAGITGANGEPIDHIEISAAPTRADADCRNFVLCSGGEYDRSPCGTGTSAKLAVLYAKGEITLGTRWRQESISGSLFTGWLTTNERGELIPHIRGTAYVTAEATLLFDPTDPFRGGIPSA, from the coding sequence ATGGAGTCGGGTGTGATTGCAGAAGAACCGACTGCGACCTTTCCCGCGAAGATTCACGTTGTCGATTCGCACACCGAGGGCGAGCCCACGCGCGTGGTGCTGGATGGGTGGCCACAGCCGCGCGGCGCTACGATGGCGGAGCGGAGCGACGATATGCGCACGCACTTCGATCATCTGCGACGTGCAGTGGTGTGCGAGCCGCGCGGCAACGACGCGATCGTCGGCGCGCTGTTGACGCCACCCGTGAATCCGGATTCGACGACCGGTGTGATCTTCTTCAACAACGGAACGTATCTGGGGATGTGCGGACACGGCGCGATCGGTGTCGTGCGCACGCTGCAGCACCTCGGCCGCGTGCAACCAGGCACAATCCGTCTGGACACGCCAGTCGGGACGGTTTCGGCTGAGTTCAGTGTCGATGGCAGCGTGACGATCGAGAACGTCCCGTCATTCTGTCACGCGCGCAACGTCGAGGTTCAGGTGCCAGGCATTGGTCTCGTAGTGGGCGACGTCGCGTGGGGCGGCAACTGGTTCTTCATCACGCACGACACGCCGATCCCGGTAACCGCCTCGAACGCGAAGGAATTGACCCGCGTGACGCAGGCGATTCAGGATGCGATCAACGCCGCCGGCATCACCGGCGCGAACGGGGAGCCGATCGATCACATCGAGATCTCGGCGGCACCGACGCGCGCGGATGCGGATTGCAGAAACTTCGTGCTGTGCTCTGGTGGTGAATACGACCGCTCTCCGTGTGGCACCGGAACGTCGGCCAAGCTTGCCGTGCTCTATGCCAAGGGTGAGATCACGCTCGGGACTCGGTGGCGCCAGGAGAGCATCAGCGGAAGCCTTTTCACGGGTTGGCTCACGACGAACGAGCGCGGTGAGCTGATTCCGCACATTCGCGGTACGGCTTACGTGACCGCTGAGGCTACGCTGCTATTCGATCCGACGGACCCGTTCCGCGGTGGAATCCCTTCGGCGTGA
- a CDS encoding DPP IV N-terminal domain-containing protein — MNLHSSCAVRSEMLHRLAYVAAAATIVSGVPVRLHAQLPAHVDSSLHRIFDSRAYVGDRAAPARWRDDGIHYTTLEPSKDVADGTDIVQYAAGTGAREVLVSARLLRPSTSAKPLEVDNYAWSPDGSHLLIFTNTQKVWRQNTRGDYWVLDTRSGVLHRVGASTEPSTLMFAKFSPDGSHVAYVYKGDLYVEPTAGGAVTRLTSDATRTLVNGMSDWVYEEEFDLRDGFRWSPDSRHIAFWQFDMSGVRDFTLINDTDSLYPVTKEIQYPKAGTTNSAVRVGVVDATGGPVVWAKLTGDPRNNYVPWMEWADSNNVVIQRMNRLQNTDNLVLASVSTGDVHHLLTEQDTTWVDMREQDFQWLNGGKEFLWPSERDGWRHIYVGSRATSELRLVTPGAYDVISVAGIDQKRGWLYVVASPTNATQRYLYRVSYRSPGPPERVTPANLTGTNNYSISPNAQWAVHAYSTFDTPPVTDIVELPAHRSARTLVSNAALKTAVAPLMQPPVEFFQVHISDGATLDGWMLRPRNFDPKKKYPVLVQVYGEPAAQTVVDRWGGPGMLWHRMLADLGYIVVSFDTRGTPAPKGRAWRHVIYGAIGPLSSQEEADAVRTFARTRSYADSNRVAIWGWSGGGSSTLNAMFRYPDVYKLGMAVAPVADQRLYDTIYEERYVGLPSTNAHGYDVGSPINFAEGLRGKLLVVHGSGDDNVHYQGTERLVNRLVSLGKEFDMMVYPNRTHCICEGAGTTLHVYSLLTRYLLTNLPPAKP, encoded by the coding sequence ATGAATCTTCATTCGAGCTGCGCCGTACGGTCAGAAATGCTTCACCGCCTGGCGTACGTCGCGGCAGCAGCGACCATCGTGTCGGGTGTTCCGGTACGGCTGCACGCGCAGCTACCCGCGCATGTCGATTCATCGCTACACCGGATCTTCGATTCAAGAGCCTACGTCGGCGATCGGGCCGCCCCCGCACGCTGGCGTGATGACGGGATTCACTACACCACACTCGAGCCATCGAAGGATGTCGCGGACGGCACCGACATCGTGCAGTATGCAGCGGGGACCGGCGCGCGAGAGGTTCTGGTCTCGGCACGACTGCTCCGTCCATCGACTTCGGCGAAGCCGCTCGAAGTGGATAACTACGCGTGGTCGCCGGACGGAAGCCATCTGCTCATATTCACGAACACCCAGAAGGTGTGGCGCCAGAACACACGCGGTGATTACTGGGTGCTCGATACGCGTTCCGGTGTGCTGCATCGCGTGGGTGCCAGCACTGAGCCGAGCACGCTCATGTTTGCCAAGTTCTCCCCGGACGGGTCGCACGTTGCGTACGTCTACAAGGGCGACCTGTACGTCGAGCCGACTGCCGGTGGTGCCGTAACGAGACTGACGAGCGATGCGACACGCACGCTCGTCAACGGCATGAGTGACTGGGTATACGAAGAGGAATTCGATCTGCGCGATGGGTTCAGATGGAGCCCCGACTCGCGACACATTGCGTTCTGGCAATTCGACATGTCCGGGGTCCGTGACTTCACGCTCATCAACGATACGGACTCGTTGTATCCCGTAACGAAGGAAATTCAGTACCCCAAGGCAGGAACAACCAATTCAGCCGTTCGGGTCGGCGTCGTCGATGCCACCGGTGGCCCCGTGGTCTGGGCCAAGCTCACCGGCGACCCGCGCAACAACTACGTCCCCTGGATGGAATGGGCCGACTCGAACAACGTAGTCATCCAGCGGATGAACCGGCTCCAGAACACGGATAATCTCGTGCTCGCGAGCGTGAGTACCGGTGACGTTCATCATCTGCTCACGGAACAGGATACCACCTGGGTCGACATGCGTGAGCAGGACTTCCAGTGGTTGAACGGCGGCAAGGAATTTCTCTGGCCGAGCGAGCGCGACGGATGGCGCCATATATATGTAGGCAGTCGTGCGACAAGCGAATTGCGGCTTGTCACACCCGGTGCGTACGACGTGATCTCCGTCGCTGGCATCGATCAGAAGCGTGGCTGGCTCTACGTCGTCGCGTCGCCGACGAACGCTACGCAACGGTATCTCTACCGCGTATCGTACCGGTCGCCAGGTCCGCCCGAGCGCGTGACTCCCGCAAATCTCACTGGCACCAACAACTATTCGATTTCGCCGAACGCACAGTGGGCAGTCCACGCGTATTCGACGTTCGACACGCCGCCCGTTACCGACATCGTCGAGCTGCCGGCGCACCGCTCCGCGCGCACGCTCGTCAGCAACGCGGCGCTCAAGACCGCGGTCGCGCCACTCATGCAGCCTCCCGTCGAGTTCTTCCAGGTTCACATCAGCGACGGTGCTACACTCGATGGCTGGATGCTGCGCCCGCGCAATTTCGATCCGAAGAAGAAATATCCAGTGCTCGTCCAGGTATATGGCGAGCCGGCCGCACAGACGGTGGTGGACCGCTGGGGCGGCCCCGGAATGTTGTGGCATCGTATGCTGGCCGACCTGGGCTATATCGTTGTCAGCTTCGACACCCGCGGTACGCCAGCGCCAAAGGGTCGGGCATGGCGTCACGTCATCTACGGCGCGATCGGTCCGCTTTCGAGTCAGGAAGAGGCGGATGCGGTACGCACCTTCGCGCGCACCAGATCGTACGCCGATAGCAATCGCGTCGCGATATGGGGCTGGAGCGGCGGCGGATCGAGCACGCTAAACGCGATGTTCCGTTATCCCGATGTGTACAAGCTCGGCATGGCCGTGGCACCAGTCGCGGATCAACGGTTGTACGACACGATTTACGAGGAGCGCTACGTCGGCCTGCCGTCCACCAATGCGCACGGCTACGATGTCGGATCGCCGATCAACTTCGCAGAGGGGTTGCGCGGCAAGTTGCTGGTGGTGCACGGCTCGGGTGATGACAACGTTCACTATCAGGGCACCGAGCGTCTCGTCAATCGCCTCGTGTCACTCGGCAAGGAGTTCGACATGATGGTATATCCCAATCGCACTCACTGCATTTGTGAGGGCGCGGGAACCACGCTTCACGTCTACTCGTTGTTGACGCGGTATCTGCTGACCAACCTGCCGCCGGCGAAACCCTGA
- a CDS encoding FAD-dependent oxidoreductase: MESLRRDPHCTGAARGRDAVTAHHDAVVVGAGIVGAACAEALSRSGMSVLVLDASFAGSGTTAAGMGHLVVMDDSPAQLALTAYSGRLWAALAPELPRNVEHEACGTLWVAEDDEQLEAVRAKQSVYADSGVATEILSPAQLAEAEPHLRPGLAGALLVRGDAVIYPPNGARALLQRAIANGASVREGVRVNAIGAREVIAGNERISCDCVINAAGALAPELTPGIPIVPRKGHLVITDRYPGFCRHQLVELGYLTSAHTMTTESVAFNVQPRATGQMLIGSSRELVGWDGSINRSIVRRMLDRALDFMPGLALASAIRTWTGFRPTTPDKLPLIGSWDEMPGLWIAAGHEGLGITTSVGTGQLLADLITGRAPAIDPAPFAPSRVLAGVGAH, encoded by the coding sequence GTGGAATCCCTTCGGCGTGATCCGCACTGCACTGGTGCTGCACGTGGACGGGACGCGGTGACTGCGCACCACGACGCTGTGGTTGTCGGCGCGGGGATCGTCGGTGCAGCGTGCGCCGAGGCGCTGTCCCGGTCGGGGATGAGCGTGCTCGTGCTCGACGCGAGCTTCGCCGGAAGCGGTACGACAGCGGCTGGCATGGGTCATCTGGTTGTGATGGATGACTCGCCTGCGCAGCTCGCTCTCACCGCGTATTCAGGACGGCTGTGGGCGGCGCTGGCGCCAGAGCTGCCGCGTAACGTCGAGCACGAGGCGTGCGGCACCCTCTGGGTTGCGGAAGATGATGAGCAGCTCGAAGCAGTGCGCGCAAAGCAAAGTGTGTATGCCGATAGCGGCGTCGCGACTGAGATACTGTCCCCAGCGCAGCTTGCCGAAGCCGAACCGCATCTGCGACCCGGTCTGGCTGGCGCCCTGCTCGTGCGCGGCGATGCGGTCATCTATCCGCCGAATGGTGCGCGGGCGCTGCTGCAGCGCGCGATCGCCAACGGGGCCAGCGTGCGGGAGGGCGTTCGTGTAAACGCGATCGGCGCGCGTGAAGTGATTGCCGGCAACGAACGGATCTCATGCGACTGCGTGATCAACGCAGCCGGTGCGCTGGCGCCGGAGCTTACTCCCGGCATTCCGATCGTACCACGCAAGGGACATCTCGTCATCACAGACCGGTATCCGGGATTCTGCCGGCACCAGCTGGTCGAGCTTGGATATCTGACCAGCGCTCACACGATGACGACTGAATCGGTCGCGTTCAACGTTCAGCCGCGGGCTACCGGGCAGATGTTGATCGGTTCATCGCGCGAGCTCGTCGGATGGGACGGATCGATCAATCGGTCCATCGTGCGCAGGATGCTCGATCGCGCGCTCGACTTCATGCCGGGACTGGCGCTCGCATCGGCGATCCGGACGTGGACCGGCTTTCGTCCTACGACCCCGGACAAGCTGCCCCTCATCGGCTCATGGGACGAGATGCCGGGACTATGGATCGCGGCCGGTCACGAGGGACTCGGTATTACGACATCGGTTGGAACGGGACAGCTGCTCGCCGATCTCATCACTGGGCGCGCCCCCGCGATCGATCCAGCGCCATTCGCTCCGTCGCGGGTGCTCGCCGGCGTTGGAGCGCATTGA